One part of the Phacochoerus africanus isolate WHEZ1 chromosome 7, ROS_Pafr_v1, whole genome shotgun sequence genome encodes these proteins:
- the LOC125131684 gene encoding olfactory receptor 6C6-like produces the protein MKNQSMEIDFILLGLTDDLQLQIGIFLFLFFNYILSLMGNLIILLLTLLDPHLKTPMYFFLRNFSFLEISFTTVCIPRYLISILTGDKKISYSGCITQLFFFLLLGVTEFFLLAAMSCDRYVAICKPLHYPVILNSRVCHQLVLSSWVAGFLIIFPPLVLGLQLDFCASKIIDHFLCDSSPMLQLSCTDTSFIELMAFVLAVVTLVVTLLLVVLSYTYIIKTILKFPSAQQRTKAFSTCSSHMVVVSLTYGSCIFTYMKTSAKERVTLTKGVAVLNTSVAPLLNPFVYTLRNQQVKDALKDMFQRFRYLQNNETKCRHK, from the coding sequence atgaagaaccaATCAATGGAAATAGATTTCATTCTCCTAGGATTGACAGATGATCTGCAATTGCAAATTGGgattttcctgtttctatttttcaaCTACATCTTGAGCCTGATGGGGAACTTAATCatcctcctcctcaccctcctgGATCCCCATCTCAAGACCCCAATGTATTTCTTCCTTCGAAATTTCTCCTTCTTAGAGATTTCATTCACAACAGTCTGCATTCCACGATACTTGATAAGCATTCTCACTGGAGACAAAAAAATTTCCTACAGTGGTTGTATAACacagttgttcttttttcttttattaggagTTACAGAGTTTTTCCTTTTGGCAGCCATGTCCTGTGACCGCTATGTTGCCATCTGCAAACCTCTGCATTACCCAGTCATTTTGAACAGCAGAGTGTGCCATCAGCTTGTCCTCAGCTCTTGGGTAGCTGGCTTCCTAATTATATTTCCTCCTTTGGTCTTGGGACTTCAGCTGGATTTCTGTGCTTCCAAGATAATTGATCACTTCCTCTGTGACAGTTCTCCCATGCTACAGCTCTCTTGCACAGATACAAGCTTCATAGAATTGATGGCTTTTGTCTTAGCTGTGGTGACACTTGTCGTCACTTTGCTGTTAGTGGTCCTCTCCTACACATACATCATCAAAACCATTCTAAAATTCCCTTCTGCTCAACAAAGAACaaaggccttctccacctgttcCTCACACATGGTCGTTGTCTCTCTTACTTATGGGAGTTGTATCTTTACATACATGAAAACATCAGCGAAGGAAAGGGTGACTTTAACTAAAGGTGTAGCCGTGCTCAATACCTCTGTTGCTCCTTTACTAAACCCCTTTGTTTATACCCTAAGGAATCAGCAGGTGAAAGACGCTCTCAAGGATATGTTTCAAAGGTTTCGTTATCTTCAAAACAATGAGACAAAATGTAGACATAAATAA